Within Chlorogloeopsis sp. ULAP01, the genomic segment CAGCGACCAGTTAGCTAAAGGATAAAACAGTGCGTCGCACTGTTCAATCGTGGTTCTAAACACTGGTTCACAAGATAAAAGTTCGCGTCCCATCGCCCACCATTGTGACCCTTGACCGGAACAGACAAAAACTAGCTTTTGATGCCGATTTTTTTGCTTGTGTTCGTAAGATACACCAGCACGAGTTTCATCTTGTAAAAATGCTGTTAAAGATTGAGTAAGTTCCTGATGGTTACGAAATATTAGAGCTAGACGGTGGTCGTGATGACTACGTCGAACACTGGCGGTGTAACAAATATCTGCTAATGATAAAGTTGTACCTAAACCAGGTGGTACTAAAAACTCCTGGTATGCTTGTGCCAGAGATTTGAGGGCTTCTGGGCTGCGAGTAGATAACGGTAAAAGATAGGCGGGAGAGAGCAAATCTTTCTCGCCCTCCTGCTCTTGAGGCAACTGGGGAGCCATCTGTAAAATTGCGTGAGCATTAGTGCCGCCAAAACCGAAGGAACTTACTCCAGCTAGAGCCGAGGTAGGAATTAGGGGCCAGGGTTGTAGGATTTGCTGAACCTGTAGAGGAATTTTATCTAAGGGAATATAAGGATTAGGCGTTTGAAAATGTAAGCTAGGTGGAATTTGGCGATGTTGGAGTGACAATGCAACCTTAATGAGACCGGCAATACCTGCTGCGGCTTCCAAATGACCAATATTAGTTTTGACTGAGCCAACAGCACAGCGACTATTAGAGGGGCGATCGCTATTTAGCACAGCTGCCAATGCTTCTGCTTCAATCGGATCTCCTAAGGGAGTACCGGTGCCGTGGAGTTCAACATAGCCGATTTGAGACGGTACCACCCCGGCGTTAGCTAATGCTTGGCGAATAACTGCCTCTTGGGAGGGACCGTTGGGGGCGGTAAGTCCGTTACTGCGTCCATCTTGATTAATGGCGGAACCTGCAATTAGTGCAATGATTCGGTCACCATCTTTTTGTGCATCCTTGAGGCGCTTGAGGACTACGATTCCACAGCCCTCTCCTCGCACATAACCGTTGGCTCTGGCATCAAAGGTTTTGCAACGTCCATCAGGAGCCATCATCCGTGCTTGAGACAAGATAATTGTCAGTTCAGGGCATAAAAGCAAATTCACCCCACCAGCCAAAACCAGGTTAGAATCTCCACTATGCAAGCTTTGACATCCAAGGTGAACAGCAACTAACGATGAGGAGCAGGCTGTGTCAACTGCCATACTCGGCCCGCGAAAATCAAATAGATAAGAAATGCGATTAGCTGCAATGCTTAAGGCGTTCCCCGTACCTATGTAGGGATTGCTTGGAACAGAACCAGTTTGCAGATGTTGTTGATATAGCAGCTGCTGATAATCGTTAGTCGAGATACCGATAAATACACCTGTATTAGTGCGGGCGAGCTTTTGTGGCACTTGAGCAGCATCTTCTAAAGCCTCCCATGCTACTTCTAACAATAGCCTTTGCTGAGGGTCGATGTAACTTGCCTCTTTCGGCGCAATCCCAAAGAATTGGGCATCAAACCGATCTACCTGTTCTAGAAAGCCACCCCAGCGAGTGTTCATTTTTCCGGGGCTACCTGGGTTGGGGTCGTAGAAAGCATCTACATCCCATCGTTCTTTTGGTACATTGGCGATCGCATCTACTCCATTACACAAAAGCTGCCAAAATGCTTCTGGATTTTGAGCACCGGGGAAACGACAGCCAATACCAATAATTGCGATCGGTTCCATGCTTACTCCTCCTTTTGTGCAGCAACTTCAGTTTCCTCGGCTAAACGTTCAGCTAGAGTTGCAATCGTGGGATAATTCCAGACTATGGTTGGAGATAGCGATCGCCCCAGCCATTTCTCTAGCTTGTTCAACAGAGCCAATGCCTCGTTTGAATTCAAATCGTAGTTGTCAAAAGGTAAGTCAATATCTAACTCATCTGGTTCAATATTCAGCCGCTCGGCAAGCTGTAAAACTAACCAATTTTGAATTGCTTCGGCACTTTGAGACTGTTGAGTAGAATTTTTCATCCGTATACTCCTGATTTGAGAGGAACTGGGCAATACTGGCTGTAGTACGCTGGCATTTGCAGTCCTTGCATTTTCAAACTTTGCAGCCGATATAAAAATGCAGTTCCAGTCATAATGTGGTGAGCAACATCAACCACCCTCCGATTGCTCGAATTGGCTAGATAAGAACCCTTCACCCAGTCATTAAAAGCACCCATAGCCGGGCCACACCAAATTTGGTAATCCATCTCCCGTCCTTTCTCTCCTAAAATTGACCAACGGGATGATAAACCCAGGTACCAACGGAAGATTAAAGCCATTTTCAGCTTGGGATTGTTGGCGGCTTGAGAGATTTTATCGGGATTTCGTCGAGATAAATAAGCTAATGTCTCTTCCCAAACCGATTCAAGGCTGCTTCTAAAAATATGTTTTTCTAATTTCTCTTTTTCTGCTAGGGGAATGTCTTCAATGGAGTCATAACTTTTGTAGAGGTCGAAAAGTTTTTGAGCGCGGATGGGAAAAAGCGTTCCTCTTTTGAGGACTTGAAGTTTGACACCCATTTCAAACATATCTGCTGCCGGAGCCATCATTATATCCGCCATCTCGGCTTGAGCTAGTAGTTGTTTTGTATATTCAGAAGTTCCGGCTTCAAGACAAGACTGGTTAATAGAGCCAGTAACAACATAGGCAGCGCCCATCATAAAGGCAGCTAATGCTGATTGGGGAGTTGCAATTCCCCCTGCTACACCAACTCGTACAGGTTTTGCGTAACTATATTTACTTTGAATTTCATCTCTCAATTGCAACATGGAAGGCAACAGACAAACTAAAGGACGATTATCTGTATGACCGCCAGAATCTGCCTCCACTGTGATATCGTCGGCCATGGGAACTTTGGCTGCTAGGATTGCCTGCAACTGTGTAATCAGTCCTTGTGCGACTAATTGTCTAAGAATCTCCTTGGGAGCAGGTTGGAGAAATTTGGTTGCGACTTCTGTTCTCGAAATCTTAGCTATAACTTTGTTTTTAATTTCTATTTGATTGGCTGCATTGAAATTCAGTCCCGCAGTTCGGTAATAAACTATGTTAGGAGTTAAATCCAAAAACGCAGAGGCTTCTATTGTTCTAATGCCATATTTGAGATATAAATCAACCGCAGCACGTTCGATGGCTGGTTCGCTAGGACTGTGAATTAAATTGAAAGCAAATGGCCCTTTTGGTAGAGCCTGTTGAATGCGATGAATAGCTGTTTCGAGCCGGGAAGGAGATAAACCGCCAGCCCCAAAGGAACTCAATATACTCTCTTTGCCTAGAGCGATGACGAGTTCTTCAGAAGCGATGCCACTAGCCATTGAACCAGTCGCATATGCACACTTCACACCATGAAAGTCTAGGAAAGTGCGATCGCCCAACTGTTGAATTGCTAAAGGTGGAACAGATATCAGTACTTCTATTTGCTCTATATTACTAAGTTCTTGATAATACAATTTTCCTTCATTAGTTACCCCAATATTTCCCTCTATTTTCAGAATATGACAAGGTTTATCTATATTGAGCAATTTATATTTTATACCTACTTCATCAAAAGAAACTAAATCTAATGAGCCTTGCCAGTATAATTTATGACTGTAGCAGCCAGGAATTTGAAGAAGATTATCATTTTTATTTTTTACCGCTTCTGTACCGATCACGGTTTTTAGTCCTCCAATAATAGTTAATGGTTAATGGCTAATAAATATTTTTGTTCATAAACTATTTAAGATTTATTTTCAAAAGAATTATTGTTGATTTCAGCTAAAGATTGTTGATTCAGTAGTTGTTGCGAGCACGCTATTTGTAATTGAATTATTTCGCCGAGTTGCCTTAAAGATTCCTGTCGAGTTTGTAAAAAATGAGTATGAGCTTTATGTATGCGAGAAATGTTTGCGCTCAAATTTTTACACTTAAGATTGTGGAAAGCGACTGACTCTAACTCATTAATAAAATTTGGAACATTTGTGCTGGGCTGATGTTTGTTGCTAGTAGGAACAGTTTTGCTATTTTCATCTAGAATATTTTCAGACTTAATCATCGACTGGCTGGAACGAAAAGTTTCTTGTACCGGACTATACAATGGCGACAAATCTAAAGAAACTTGATGACTAACAAGTTTTGCTAGCCCTCTAACAATAGAGGTATGCTCATCTATGCCTCTTTTATTCAGGGATATTGCAAGATGTTCTTTATGTTTAAGATTTTCACTAATCCATCTAGAACAAGTACTGCCAGCTCCTACCTCGATAAATATTCGAGTGCCATCTTCCCAGACGCGGTTAATTAACCGAGGGAAATCAAGCTGTTGACACAGACATTTAGCAATATTTTGACCGATGGAATTACTGTCGAGGGTAATGGGTTGGTAATTTGCAGCGGAATAGAAAACAGTATTTGGTATATTTTGGATAGGTAAAGTGTTTAATTTAACAAGTTCATCGTACTCAGAACGTATAGCGTCGCAATGAATGACATAATTGAAAGGAGTACGAAAAGCATCGCAATTTAGCCTTTGAATGACTCTTTGGCAGGCTTGGGTATCACCAGCGATCGCGACTTCTTGTGGAGTATTAATGAGAATTAAGTAAACGTGGTTTTCATGCTTGAGAGCTTCCTGAACGAGGGATACTGGACACATAAGAATATGTGTACTCCAAAACTCAGAGCTTTCTCCATCCTGAATTTGGGGTAATTTCCAAAACCTGCGAACAGCATTTTTAGCTCCCGATAACTCTGTTTTAAACAAAGCAGACGAGTTTAAACTTTGACTACCTTCATGAAAATGAGTCCACACACCTTGAGCTAGCATCATGCTAGTTTCGCCCAGGCTATACCCAAAGGCGCAATCAGGTTGTAGTTGGAAGTAATTTCTTAGAATTGCACTCAACAATCCGGCAACCCACATTTCTGATTCGAGCATTGCGACTGGATCGTCTATCAATCGCTGTTCTAGGGCTTCTAATTGCCTTTTTGATAATTTGTTCAGGCTGCGCGGATAAAGAATTTTCTCTACATTGGCAAGACGACTGTAAACGCTCTTAATGAGTGGATTATCGTAAAGTTTGGGAAACAAGCGAAATAGATTACGAGCAATTCCGATATAAGAACTGTAAGCACCAGGGTAAACGAAAGCAATGGTGCCTTTTTTACCTAGTGGTTTGGATGTGAAATAGCTACCTACAGGAGTTTGCCAGTCTTTGCCTGTATCAAAAACATCCACAACACCCGCAAGAGCACGCTGAATTTCTCGTATCAATTCTTCTTGATTACGCCCAACAATTGCTATTGCGTAAGCAGCTGGAGAGTTCTTTTGAAAAGCGGCAAAGGCGAGGCTGGCGGCAGTGGATAAACAAGAGCAATCTGCAATACTTTGTTGTAAAACATTCAATTGATTTAGTAAAAGCGATCGCTCATTAGCAGCAAGCGGGAAAAGATAAAAAGGCATTTGCTCTAAATACCTACTACTGCATTCTTTTTGAGTAGGTTCTTCCGACAAAATTAAATGTGTATAAGTACCATCCAAGTCTAGTCCGTTAATAGCAGCAACTCTGTTAGATTCTTTTTGTTCTAAAAACCAAGGTTTTGATTCGGTAGCTACATAAAAAGGGCTATTTTGCCAGATATCAGGCATTTTTGGAGCAATCCACTGGGGTACACAGGGAATATATCGGTGGTACAAACACAAAGCAGTTTTGATTAAGCTGGCTATTCCCCCAGCAGTGTAAGTATGACCGATATTAGCCTTGACATTGCCGATCGCACACTTTAAATTTCCTCCAGCAGATTGATAAGCTCGCATCAATCCCTCAATCTCAGATTCATCTTCTGACTGCGCATAGTTGCCAAAAACTTCTATATAATCAATGTCGGCAGGTTTAACTTCTGCTGTCACAAAAGCCTTTTGACATACTTGGGTGACGGTATTGGCTTTTATCTTTTCTAAATTAGCAGACTCCCGCAAAAAACTGATGGCATTGATCACTGCATAGATACGCTTTTGCTCTTGCCTGGCTGTATCCAGGTGCTTGAGAACAACAGCTCCAGCACCTTCACCTACCATCCAATGATTGGCATTCTGATCGTAAGAAAAGGTATTTTTGCCTGTATTGATTTTTGACGTTTGCTTGGCAGCAAGCTCGACTGCACCGACGACAACAGTGTCTACTTCCTTGGTAGCAAGTAACATTTCGGCAACTTCCAAGGCTTTGAATGCAGAATTTTCTCCAGCATGAAGTGTGAACGCAGAGCCGGTAAAATTCCATAAAGTGGAGATGTGGCTAACAGTGATGTTCTCGACGTAACTCAAGTATTCACTAGCAATAACTACAGCTACCTTTTCCCCTTCACCAACTTCCGCATCTTGAAGAGCGCGATCAGCTACCTTGAGAATCAATAATTGTTGTGGGTTAAGTGTTTCTGCTTCATGAGGAGATATTTTGATACGTAAAGTATCAATTTCAAAATCTTTGATGAATGCTCCCAATGGTGCTTTACCATCTTCAAAACCATGAGCTTTAAGTAATTGCTGCTGCTGTTCTATTCTTTCCCACCGATTGGAAGGGAGGGTAGTAAAATATTGGCTTCCTTGATAAATACCCCGTTCAAAAGCATCTAAACCATCACAAGAGCCAAATAAGGCATCCATGCCTACAATCGCCATATTAGTAGTTTTAAGTGACTCAAATACTTTAGTTTTTTCAATTTTTTCTATATTCATAATGATTTTTTACCTTAATTATCAAATTTTATTTTCTGTGATAAAATTTTAGTTATCTGACATTATTTAACTAGCTTTTATACAATTATCTCGATTTCAATTTTTCTTTGGAAAGAATAGTTCCACTAGTACCATACATATATGAGTATACTTGTCCTTGAAGATTATGTATTTTGATATCGGATATTATAAAAGTCTCTGTTTTTGATTTAATTTCTGCGGTGACATAAAATTTCTCATTAATTGGAATTTCTGCATATTGTTCGAGTGTTTGCACTTGCGCAGGTAAACAAATCTGTTGATAAAAATGCTCTAACCAAATCAACACACAATGGATTTGTATATCAGTAGTGTAGGGATTGAGCGTTTGAATTTGAAAATTTCCCTGTTGTCTTTCTTCAATGCCTTGCCAAAGACATTCCACAGTAATTTCTTGAAGATTAATATTTAAAACTCTTTTGACACCCTGAAAACAAGGGCCGTGAAATAATATACCTTTACCGTTTTGATAAAAATCATGATTAAATTGAGTTTTCGTTAAATTAAGTTTATTACAACTAGGAGATACAGGAAGTTTTTTTAATAGCTTTACGTTAGTAGAATAGTGACAATAAAAAGGAACTTTTTTAGCTCGATTTTCACTAATTATTTTTGCATTGAATTCTATTTCACTATTGCTTTTATTAGTTTCTTTTAACTCCAAAATATACTCAATATCTACATTGCTATTAAAAATAATTCCCTTTAAGATTTGGAAATTAATAAACTTAAAAAATTTATAGCTAGGATAGAGTTGTTCGCAGGAATTAGCAATCCATGACATAGCGCAAGTAGTAGGTAAAACTGGATAACCAGCAATCACGTGGTCTTGCAAAAATGGATTAGCTTCTAGTGTTAATTTACGGTGAATATGGTGTGTTTTCAGTTGTGATTTTAACTTGTTGACTATTGGTAATATGGGCTTACCAATGACAACTTGTACAGTTTCATGATTAGTGACATCTAGTTCTTCAACTAATAGTTGTGTTCCGACTTGAACGGGAATAATATCAATATTGCGCTCTTGAAAAATATTTTTTAATTGTGAAGTTATCATCCCAGTTTCCCAAGGCCCCCAATTGATAGAAACTACATGGCAATTTGGATAATGTTGCTTGATAAGATGGGCTAATTTATTCAGAATTTCATTGGCGATCGCGTAGTCAGATTGTCCAATGTTTCCATAGAAAGCGGCTATAGAAGAAAACAGAATTAAATAACTAAGCTGACTAATATCCACG encodes:
- a CDS encoding type I polyketide synthase, coding for MNIEKIEKTKVFESLKTTNMAIVGMDALFGSCDGLDAFERGIYQGSQYFTTLPSNRWERIEQQQQLLKAHGFEDGKAPLGAFIKDFEIDTLRIKISPHEAETLNPQQLLILKVADRALQDAEVGEGEKVAVVIASEYLSYVENITVSHISTLWNFTGSAFTLHAGENSAFKALEVAEMLLATKEVDTVVVGAVELAAKQTSKINTGKNTFSYDQNANHWMVGEGAGAVVLKHLDTARQEQKRIYAVINAISFLRESANLEKIKANTVTQVCQKAFVTAEVKPADIDYIEVFGNYAQSEDESEIEGLMRAYQSAGGNLKCAIGNVKANIGHTYTAGGIASLIKTALCLYHRYIPCVPQWIAPKMPDIWQNSPFYVATESKPWFLEQKESNRVAAINGLDLDGTYTHLILSEEPTQKECSSRYLEQMPFYLFPLAANERSLLLNQLNVLQQSIADCSCLSTAASLAFAAFQKNSPAAYAIAIVGRNQEELIREIQRALAGVVDVFDTGKDWQTPVGSYFTSKPLGKKGTIAFVYPGAYSSYIGIARNLFRLFPKLYDNPLIKSVYSRLANVEKILYPRSLNKLSKRQLEALEQRLIDDPVAMLESEMWVAGLLSAILRNYFQLQPDCAFGYSLGETSMMLAQGVWTHFHEGSQSLNSSALFKTELSGAKNAVRRFWKLPQIQDGESSEFWSTHILMCPVSLVQEALKHENHVYLILINTPQEVAIAGDTQACQRVIQRLNCDAFRTPFNYVIHCDAIRSEYDELVKLNTLPIQNIPNTVFYSAANYQPITLDSNSIGQNIAKCLCQQLDFPRLINRVWEDGTRIFIEVGAGSTCSRWISENLKHKEHLAISLNKRGIDEHTSIVRGLAKLVSHQVSLDLSPLYSPVQETFRSSQSMIKSENILDENSKTVPTSNKHQPSTNVPNFINELESVAFHNLKCKNLSANISRIHKAHTHFLQTRQESLRQLGEIIQLQIACSQQLLNQQSLAEINNNSFENKS
- a CDS encoding PfaD family polyunsaturated fatty acid/polyketide biosynthesis protein, whose translation is MIGTEAVKNKNDNLLQIPGCYSHKLYWQGSLDLVSFDEVGIKYKLLNIDKPCHILKIEGNIGVTNEGKLYYQELSNIEQIEVLISVPPLAIQQLGDRTFLDFHGVKCAYATGSMASGIASEELVIALGKESILSSFGAGGLSPSRLETAIHRIQQALPKGPFAFNLIHSPSEPAIERAAVDLYLKYGIRTIEASAFLDLTPNIVYYRTAGLNFNAANQIEIKNKVIAKISRTEVATKFLQPAPKEILRQLVAQGLITQLQAILAAKVPMADDITVEADSGGHTDNRPLVCLLPSMLQLRDEIQSKYSYAKPVRVGVAGGIATPQSALAAFMMGAAYVVTGSINQSCLEAGTSEYTKQLLAQAEMADIMMAPAADMFEMGVKLQVLKRGTLFPIRAQKLFDLYKSYDSIEDIPLAEKEKLEKHIFRSSLESVWEETLAYLSRRNPDKISQAANNPKLKMALIFRWYLGLSSRWSILGEKGREMDYQIWCGPAMGAFNDWVKGSYLANSSNRRVVDVAHHIMTGTAFLYRLQSLKMQGLQMPAYYSQYCPVPLKSGVYG
- a CDS encoding acyl carrier protein, with the protein product MKNSTQQSQSAEAIQNWLVLQLAERLNIEPDELDIDLPFDNYDLNSNEALALLNKLEKWLGRSLSPTIVWNYPTIATLAERLAEETEVAAQKEE
- a CDS encoding SDR family NAD(P)-dependent oxidoreductase, which codes for MRKQTKISTSSVFIVSGGAKGITRECVLKLAQEYQCKFILLGRSSLQIEPIWARDCFDELKLKKRITEYLISLGEKPTPKTVQKLFNHISSSREIEKTLSNIKSLGGEAEYISVDITDAIALQEKLAVAVKRMGAIAGIIHGAGNLADKLIENKSEQDFETVYAAKVKGLENLLYCVDISQLSYLILFSSIAAFYGNIGQSDYAIANEILNKLAHLIKQHYPNCHVVSINWGPWETGMITSQLKNIFQERNIDIIPVQVGTQLLVEELDVTNHETVQVVIGKPILPIVNKLKSQLKTHHIHRKLTLEANPFLQDHVIAGYPVLPTTCAMSWIANSCEQLYPSYKFFKFINFQILKGIIFNSNVDIEYILELKETNKSNSEIEFNAKIISENRAKKVPFYCHYSTNVKLLKKLPVSPSCNKLNLTKTQFNHDFYQNGKGILFHGPCFQGVKRVLNINLQEITVECLWQGIEERQQGNFQIQTLNPYTTDIQIHCVLIWLEHFYQQICLPAQVQTLEQYAEIPINEKFYVTAEIKSKTETFIISDIKIHNLQGQVYSYMYGTSGTILSKEKLKSR